From the Trichomycterus rosablanca isolate fTriRos1 unplaced genomic scaffold, fTriRos1.hap1 scaffold_203, whole genome shotgun sequence genome, the window tcaacttttcttcatgtaaaacaggaaaggaccttccctaaactgttgcgctTTGTTTAAATCGTTGATTTACTacacctgggagagtcctgacacaGTACAGGTATGTTCGTGTGGTGTATTTTAGAAAGTGGTGCAACAGCGACATCTAGAGTTTACATGCGGTACCGCTCAGAAATATAAAGGACCATAACTCTGTTAATAACAGTGCTGCTGGGTCCTAGTGTCCTATAGTTCAccttaaaataaatgctaatcACAACAAccgataaaataaaacattagttTATCATTACATGCAAAATTGagaaagctttaaaaaacacaaatgagGGGATAAAAAAGCGTGTGAGAAATACATGTGAGAAACAGCATGTCCGAAATAAAAAAGGTTTGTTCAGAGCATTTCTTTCTTTAGCTAACTTTGCCAGTTCGTTCAGTCTGCCGTTTTGAGACGGCAAACTGAGACGCACTTCACTAAAAGTGTGCAGACActcaaatggtttttgtgctgccatgcagctggttgaatggagttagtgtaaAATTATGTACAGAGATCTACAAAAACTAgatgaactggccggttagctcagttggttagagcgtggcgctaataacgccaaggagGTGAGGGGTCAATGCCCTTacaggccacacccacttttggactaacaaacaagtgatccttctctaactagcaggtcctattaactctctgacaagtgtgagatctgtgtactagaggtgggcggatcgatccaaatatcgataatatcgataccaacgctggtattgatattgagcaatactcgtgtaaaaagatcgatactcaagctttttttctctcctgCACGCACTGACTGCTGTGCACGCAGATTCATCaaagtctctctctgtctgtaagaGTAGCGCTGCGCTGTGTCACACAGCACGGAGCAGCGCACCCTCCCCCCTCTCGTCTTTTGATGTTGCACCGTCACGTGGCTCAGCGGCGCCAGCCAAACAGCCATGCAGGTAGGCTCAGCCTGGCCCACCCACTCAGCGCTGTCCTCAGAGAAAACAGAATAAGTTTGaaactgtttacagtatttgttgtggtgtgttaattttgttgtattgtggTTTGTCAGCCCTCTACCTCAGGAGATCTTGTTTTAAGTTGTGTTGagtgatattttttttttcactctgtttatttaagaaaaaacagaattgcactgaaaggaagaaaattccttattttttattgtttttcctaagaacaattctatttgaaaaaagaaacaaagaaagaaagaactagaaaagatgtctagtgaggggagaatttttatttttgtattgtgtagggatcacgtttttttgttcccgatcccgatcattaattttgatcccgatccgataccgagtctcaaaccgatacttgtattttccagatattgtctagataagaactagataatactgttcacacagtgcacacttcaagtacattacagttattcaaattaatccaatgtatatgtttaacaactgaatagctctgcagtgctgtaggaaaaaaattgcctgcatccaagctattgcttaattttcttttatttttacagaataaaagtaaacaaacttagtgcagcattgtagtagtaaaactggaacactcaaaatgagtgagataattagtttCACTTagaactttacattcaaagaacataattctgtttaatgcagtgatacactaaaaatgaacagcaaTCTCCACTCagaagtggtgtagcagcttaacttgatatatatatatataaacaagttacttaacagcagtacagtaaaacctgaataccaaaataaaatggaaaggcacTCTTTTGTTAtaaaggaaagccagttcttaaagtgcttgtattttgatggtttgatggacgtttctacgcgaagtgagtgtgttttgaccctttggggcttccatagttcatgaaatagcatgcttggctctagctgtccgctattcggaacagaagaagttaaaaAGTTAAAGTTAAGTTAAAGTGTTAAacgctcccgacaatttgtgaatataccgtgtattaatttctttattaagcaagtgcatcactacgacgctcggttacataactaagccaatcagagtgcttgatactgagatgtcgttcagtcttgtgtaacgtaaactcgtaaaatctgtatgttatggtcctgaagttttcatactgggattaaaagttattgttttgtaaaccggagtgatccttgactcacacaccatataaacagtaaaattctacagtaatgaacgcagctctgctactaccgcctcgtgaaacgctcgcactgcagacattacacttcacttttggacttaaaacaaaatgctaaacgctgacgtaaaacaaaatatCGGGACTACGAttggcattagtaaagccgataccgatcagttgaAAAATGCCTTGATCCCTAGTATTGTGGTTTCTCCTTTTCTACCTCAAAAAATAGTTATTTTCCTAATGTTAAGGCAAACTTTGTTTTGTTACTGTTCcattgtttctaaacaaaaatgttgattgtgataaAGTATTTTGTTGTCACGTACAATGTTTGGCGAAATTCTATTCTAGATCTTTTGGATCTATgaagcttaaatattaaaaagtatcggtatcggtatcgatatcggcgatactggccctgcatTTACTTGGTATTGGATCGATACCAAAATTCCCGGTATCGCCCACCTCTActgtgtactttggtcagtggaagtagttttatagctttaaaaaaacattttacttacatgtccagccctgctacacaaactgtcatttttgtccctgttaaaaactttagcttagttaaagcaaataaagacacatttaaaatgttcatcttttattacaggtttaaagttgcgtaaaacaaatgtttgtacaaataatataaaaccaaagtacaaaataaacatttcacttattttaattatctcacaaatcacttgttttaaaggtcaaaggcagcagcatcttttagatcagaacagctattaacaataaatatcactaaagaggaaatcctgaagacagcaatgtaaataataataataaagtcacaaatctgtacccaagcaacaagctgtaatttatttctagcaccactagatgacgatgatgtctgtacaacattctgaacttcactttaaaagtcagttgaatgtgttttactgtagtaagaatgaaagtatgagctgatctttgtctccttgtgtagctttgatgaagaaaaagccgctgggtcagtgtgtaacaggaggtttggagtaaaggtaggtgtgtgtggataaaagcttccagcacccgGTATTCCCAGGCGGGATCCCAttcaagtactaaccaggcccgaccctgcttagcttccgagatcagGTGTTCTCAGGGTGTTTGTGGCCATAAGTAAGAGACGctgtaaacaagctgcttcttatagacgtccgtcgttcagcctttcactccgctgtgtgtcgtcttttactttctctgttctacacgcagcttttcaaataaaagatcctgaaacagtgacaaaacacacagagaaccacacacacagctcagctgctgctgctgatcctctttcacctgcatttagtacaaaaacaccacaacaaatcatctggatTTAACCTTTTCTTCActaggatttatatgaactgggttttatgcactagaagatggtgggataattaaacgtaaatatgagtatttcttttaacaaaggagtttagctaccactaatttggtctatagataaacacaaagaacaaagactcatgatgatagaacaatgcaacactgttcagtccacagccctccattcacaccttctcatgtacattctggttgaggacggttcattatttgctaagtggaaatcatctaaagactagaattttggagtgtagacctagaagtgttaaagtaagaggctattcatttatgaaaactttgcaaacaccataaagaccagggtaaaattcttccacttgaaagtaaaagttgttctgtgtttattaaagtagattaaacttgaataaagaataaaaacagattcagatctgaggttggtacattacaccacattacttttgatgattaatgatcatattcatacaatcatgtacatttgataattgaagtagaacagttctagtggatattagtagaaaaagaaagtacacatagctttttctgtacatgcagtagtggagtatcattttattatctcctctgaatgcactggtgttttTCAAGACGACTCTAGtcacaaaaactattaaaaatgctgcttccagtaaaacttaatctgcactataagcagcaGTATGGatcatcctcttatgtgaatgcgctggtgtggtgtacttaaagaatattcctttcactaaagttcttttcagacagtgaaCGGTGATATTACTTCTCcactgtgtgaatgtgctggtgtagttggagaacataatatgcaataaaatacttcccacactctcaacagtgatgtagtttttctatgtgaatacgctgatgccgtttgaggttattttcatgagcaaaaatctttccacacactgagcagtaatacggtttctctcctgtgtgaatacgctggtgtttttgaaaggTGCCATGTTCAGCAAAgctgtttccacactctgagcagtgatacggcttctctcctgtgtgaatacgctggtgtactttaagggcactactttgagtaaaactctttccacactcagtgcagttatacggtttctctcctgtgtgaacacgctggtgtactttaagagcataactgtaagtaaaactcttctcacactttGAGCAGTGATactgtttctctcctgtgtgaacacgctggtgtcgTTGAAGCGTACTCGGATGAGAAAAAccgtttccacactctgagcagtgatatggcttctctcctgtgtgaacacgctggtgtcgtttgagatgactctgtgtagtaaaactcttcccacactctgagcagtgatatggcttctctcctgtgtgaatgtgctggtgttgttgAAGCGTACTCTGACGagaaaaactcttcccacactttGAGCAGTGATactgtttctctcctgtgtgaacacgctggtgtcgTTGAAGCGTACTCTGACGagaaaaactctttccacactctgagcagtgatatgacttctctcctgtgtgaatgcgctggtgttgtttgagattactctgcgtagtaaaattcctcccacactctgagcagtgatgaaagttcttcatgtttatgctttgataagactgtagaaactgtttccttggaaagcaacagaaacaaagaaacaagtcaaTTCATTAGCATTACTATTAGCATTATCCATTAGCattattactacattaataccacaataagtaataaaaacattaaattcacttcacgtttaagtgagaatctgaattcaaagaacatcaggataaaatacttataaatactgcagatattaataattaaataactataaataacttgatataaataaagatataagagatctgactttctcaacatcagtcctgcaccaagcaaatctaatccagttcatgacaggactaataattagctcacaagtgtaaatctttggtgtgctgggagtaaaaaaggcttcataaatcaccacaattatgagcataaagctattttaaacagtctgaatatattaacctgataatattaaataacttcataaaataaaaagaacaacaaatgcaacataaatgtaaaagaaacaaataagaaaaccctttaccttcctgttagaatcctggcagccactttaacaaagctggtgtctccagcaggtcgtttctaatgaagaacgtgcagaagatccttcttaccaagtgactcagctacaagtctagagtttagtccttaaatagagctgaggacaaagacccaagaccagttcaaaactctgcattggtcaatcatcagacaaccattcacaccttcttgtgtgaagtactagctcattatctatcatctatcctgGAATCAGGATGttatttcaattgtttaattttgtatattgtaaaaataaatcacagacatgccacaaaactatcatttttctaaaatccaaccttctggcattaagaaacaaatataattgttgtgatagagaaaaaaatatatggaatcactcaaatctgagaaaaaaaatgatgaaatcactgtgtaatttgcagtttaaaaacaaaacatctgcagcagattaaatttgctaattattcttcagtttaacctcggagagctgttgacAAAGCAGATTgacatgaatcatggttccaacacaagatatgtcagttgaaacagagcagaggattataaaactcctttaAGAAGGTAAATCATCATGGAATGTTGCAAAATATGTTGGTTGTTCTCAGTAAGCTGTGtctaaaatctggaccaagtacaaacaaaatgggaaggttgtaaaagggaggcatactggtagaccaaggaaggcatcaaagcatcaagatagaaaagttaaagcaatatgtcttgaaaacagaaaatgcacaacaaaacagatgagaaacaagtgggcggaaagtggagtcaatgtctgtgaccgaactgtaagaaatcacctaaaagaaatgggctttacataaagaaaagccaaacaaaagccatcattaacacctaaacagagaagaacaaggttaaagtgggctaaagaaaagcaaccgtggactgtgggtgactggatgaaagtgatcttcagtgatgaatcgtgaatctgcattgggcgaggtgatgatgctggaacttttgtttggtgtcagtccaatgaaatgtacagtagtgttcaaaaaaatagcagtgattttaaaaaagtgaataaagcacaaaatcattataataacttttatttccataaatgcaaatgcactgaaaatactacactttcaattctaaatcacaacattaacaaaatttagccagtttgtgttaatcctttacagaaagttaagaaaaatgaatattaggctgttcaaaaaaatagcagtgccagcatttttctttaaaaactcaaaaaatgtataaactgaaaaaaatgtttgaggtttcactttactttaaattactgaactaatatttagtgacataacaattgtttccgagatctgtgttgcatggagtcgaccaacttctggcacctcagaacaggtatccagtccaggatgattagactccactccacagttcttctgcaattttgggttttgcctcaaaaaaatgcgtttcagatatcagaacacaagttctctgtgggactgaggtcaggggattgggctggccactctattacctcaatctgtaaccaagatgttttgggtcattgtcatgttgaaacacccattttaaggacatttcttcttcgacatagggcaacatgatctcctcaagtattctgatatatttaaactgatccatgatccctcgtatgtgataaataggcataacaccacggtatgaaaaacatccccacatcattttgtaccaccatgctttactgtcttcacagtgaactttggcttgaattcagtgctcgggggtcgtctgacatactgtctaaggccactagacccaaaaagaaaaattttgctttcaccagtccacaaaatgttgagccatttctctttggactagtcaatgtgttccttggcaaatgttaccccattcaggaaacgtctttttcttaacaatgggactttgcaaggagttctttctggtaaattggcttcacttaatcatcttctgtactcactggtaacttcagatgttccttgatctttctggaggtgatcattggctgagcctttgccattttggctattctttgatccattcgaacagcagttccacgcttccttctgtgtctttcaggttttggttttcacttcaaggcatttgagatcattttagctgagcagcctataatttgctgcacttctctgtatgttttttccctctacaatcaactttttaatcaaagtacgctgttcatcagaacaatgtctggaacaacccattttacccagtatttcagaaggaaatgcgctatgaccaacctgtgcaacatttgccaccctcctaccttaaataagggcccaAATTGACCcctgttcttctgcagaatgcatgacttcaccaactgaactcctcactgctattattttgaacaaccccctttcaatcaatgctttgattactcagaatgagcggcatgcatgtgttaattgttgggtttgttttgttttcattactctactacactttcaagtaaattatttgctatgtagaaatagcatttctactaaaaacagtgattcatcaggttaatggtgttggactgctatttttttgaacaccactgtatgaagataactgcatgtaaatttccacagttgttgatgatatgggcctgcatgtcaggTAAATGCACAGGGGAGATGcagtcttcaataaatgccaaagtccacattgaaattttggacacttttcttattccatcagttgaaaggatgtttggtgataatgacttcatttttaatgcattgataatgcatcttgccataggacAAAGGATGTGAAAACTTTCCTtgaagaaaacatataatgtcaatggcatggcctgcaaatagtccggatctcaatccatctgaaaatctctggtggaaattgaagaaaatggtcaatgacaaggctccaacctgcaaagctgatctggagCTAATAAGAGAGAGTTggaggcagattgatgaagaatactgtttgtcattagttaagtCCATGCTTCAGAGAGTTCAAACCGTTATGAAaaccagaggtggtgcaacaattTTTTTCACACAATGCTAACTCATTAgcactattttacgtttggtttaatctcatattgtaccagatgtaacactgtaactacagctatgtgcatgtactgtattaatttctttattgtttttattatatagttTTACTCCATTATGATACTGCTAGAAAGCAAATAAAACTTACATAACTGTTCTGGAGGGAGcattctgtctgtctagctgaaaGGGGGGGCTCTTAGAGAGGGGAGAACTATTGTctcaaaatacactgtaaaatcctacaaaaACTGCATTTCCCAAAATGAATGCTGATTTTCTGACACGCAACGTGACCCCATCCCATCAGTAGATGATGTTTAACCCTTGTATTATGTTacgggtcaatttgacccattTCAATTTTTGAGTTGACCAAAGTGCAGGTTATCCTTACTTTTtttccaagatattttatgagTTTTTCTCATCTAGGGTCATGAACTGCTGTGTAAAATCTGGACACTTTGATGTGTCGTGgagtgtctgcacagagtttgTATACAAAGATGATGTTGTGGGTCATTTTGACCCAGACAAAAACAAGCTGTTTAAATCCAAAATAAACATGTCTCtttgatattttttattttgactgCCTCTGAATAGCCATTCAgaaccaggtgtgtgtgtgtgtgtgtgtgtgtgtgtgtggaagaggGACTTAATCTCCTCTGTCATTGTCACTGTTTCCATGCCCTTTCTTTGAGAAATACACCAAAATGAGCTCCAAACAATTTACAGCTGAAGAAGTTTTATCGCAGCTTATGAACTGGGATAGTGATGTAGAGGAAGAGATTTCAGAGTCGGAGGATCCTTCAGAGCCAGAGGACAATGCTATTGATGATCCAGATCGTCAATTTTCCCACAATGAGGAAGATTCAGAGGACGAGTCTGCCGGTGTCCCTTCATCAGATGAAAACCAAGACACGCAACAATCGTCATCCACAGAGGGGACATGGACATCTAAAgatggtaaaataaaattgtcaACATCACCACACCAAAGCCGAGGCAGATTGTCATCTTCTAATGTCATCAAAATGACGCCTGGTCCGACAAGATTTGCTGTCACAAGAATTGATGATattgaatcagcatttcagctcTTCATATCCCCACCCATAGAAAAGATAATCCTCGACATGACCAACTTGGAGGGGAGGCGTGTCTTTCAAGAAAAATGGAAGCCACTGGATCCAACTGACTTGCATGCTTACATTGGAATTCTGGTATTAGCTGGAGTATACAGGTCAAAGGGTGAAGCAACTGCAAGTTTATGGAATGAAGAGAATGGAAGGCCAATATTCCGAGCAACAATGTCTTTGGAGATGTTTCACATGATCTCTCGTGTGATCCGATTTGACAATCGTGACACCAGAGCTGGTCGTCGCGAGAGAGACAAACTTGCAGCGATCAGAGATGTTTGGGATAAATGGGTCGAAATCCTGCCTTTATTGTATAATCCTGGCCCCCATGTTACTGTGGATGAGCGCCTCGTACCATTCAGAGGACGCTGTCCTTTCCGACAGTATATGCCAAACAAGCCTGCGAAATATGGCATTAAAATATGGGCAGCCTGTGATGCAAAATCCAGTTATGCATGGAACCTGCAAGTATATACTGGAAAGTCACCTGGAGGAGCACCTGAAAAGAATCAGGGAATGTGTGTGGTATTGGAGATGACTGAAGGGCTGCAAGGTCATAACATCACATGTGACAACTTCTTTACATCCTACCGTCTTGGAGATGAACTTCAGGAAAGAAAGCTGACTATGTTGGGAACAGTCAGAAAAAATAAGCCAGAACTTCCCAGTGAGATTCTGAAGATGCAAGGAAGACCTCTGCATTACTCAAAATTTGTTTTCACAGAGAAAACAACACTTGTTTCTTACTGCCCAAAGAGAAACAAGAATGTTCTTGTGATGAGCACAATGCACAAAGATGCATCTCTGAGCACGAGAGAGGACATGAAGCCACAAATGATCCTGGATTACAACTCCACCAAAGGAGGAGTTGACAATCTTGACAAAGTCATAGCAACATATAGCTGCCAGCGCAAGACTGCCCGTTGGCCCTTGGTGGTTTTCTACAACATTGTGGACGTGTCTGCTTACAATGCCTATGTGCTGTGGATTGAGATCAACCAGCAGTGGAATGCCAGCAAACTGTACCGACGTCGACTTTTCCTGGAAGAACTAGGCAAAGCACTCGTCACTCCCAAGATCCAGAACCGGGCCAGGCCAGCTCGATCCCCAGCAGCTGCAGCTGTCATCGCAAAAGTCCAGGGCAGGGCATCTGACCAACCAACAATGGATCCTTTGGATATAGGTGCAAAGAAACGCAAAAGATGTCAAGTCTGTCCCTCCCGAGATGACAGTAAAACAAGTACCTGCTGTGTGAGGTGTAAGAAATACATCTGCAGAAAGCACACAGTCACATTCTGTCCATCATGTGGGGAACACTGAAAATGTCGAACATTGAAAACCCAAAAAAAGGGTTCGTGAAGAgggaaaaatttaaatcagttcTTTTCAGTTTGTGTCTTCTTAAATTGAAATTGAGTTATTTAATATAGAGTTAAAATTATATATCTCTTCTTCTCGTTTCTTCTAAATGtttgtataatttaaaataaagttcTTATTGGTTTAACTTCATTTTTGACTGTGTTGAGTGGATTTACACAATACGGGTAAAAATGACCCGCAATATaatcaatgtatttttttctcacCATAATACAAGGGTTAAACATAATCCCAACATgtacaaaaagagaaaattaagcagaatgaacaaatgtaatgaaagtgaatacaagtttgtgctttaggaagagaaaccggtgcgtctcttgtgttatgaggccgtgtctgtggtaaaggaggacaatgtagatatacattctaaatatattgtattaatttgacaaatgagtttgacacccttgcactagaagatggtgggataattaaacgtaaatatgagaatttcttttaacaaaggagcctatagataaacacaaagaacaaagactcatgatgatagaacaatgcaacactgttcagtccacagccctccattcacaccttctcatgtacattctggtggaggacggttcattatttgctaagtggaaatctcagctacaggtctagagtttagtcattaaatagagctgaggacaaagacccaagacgagttcaaaactctgcattggtcaatcatcagccaattattcacaccttct encodes:
- the LOC134306525 gene encoding zinc finger protein 239-like; the encoded protein is MKNFHHCSECGRNFTTQSNLKQHQRIHTGEKSYHCSECGKSFSRQSTLQRHQRVHTGEKQYHCSKCGKSFSRQSTLQQHQHIHTGEKPYHCSECGKSFTTQSHLKRHQRVHTGEKPYHCSECGNGFSHPSTLQRHQRVHTGEKQYHCSKCEKSFTYSYALKVHQRVHTGEKPYNCTECGKSFTQSSALKVHQRIHTGEKPYHCSECGNSFAEHGTFQKHQRIHTGEKPYYCSVCGKIFAHENNLKRHQRIHIEKLHHC
- the LOC134306523 gene encoding piggyBac transposable element-derived protein 4-like, with amino-acid sequence MSSKQFTAEEVLSQLMNWDSDVEEEISESEDPSEPEDNAIDDPDRQFSHNEEDSEDESAGVPSSDENQDTQQSSSTEGTWTSKDGKIKLSTSPHQSRGRLSSSNVIKMTPGPTRFAVTRIDDIESAFQLFISPPIEKIILDMTNLEGRRVFQEKWKPLDPTDLHAYIGILVLAGVYRSKGEATASLWNEENGRPIFRATMSLEMFHMISRVIRFDNRDTRAGRRERDKLAAIRDVWDKWVEILPLLYNPGPHVTVDERLVPFRGRCPFRQYMPNKPAKYGIKIWAACDAKSSYAWNLQVYTGKSPGGAPEKNQGMCVVLEMTEGLQGHNITCDNFFTSYRLGDELQERKLTMLGTVRKNKPELPSEILKMQGRPLHYSKFVFTEKTTLVSYCPKRNKNVLVMSTMHKDASLSTREDMKPQMILDYNSTKGGVDNLDKVIATYSCQRKTARWPLVVFYNIVDVSAYNAYVLWIEINQQWNASKLYRRRLFLEELGKALVTPKIQNRARPARSPAAAAVIAKVQGRASDQPTMDPLDIGAKKRKRCQVCPSRDDSKTSTCCVRCKKYICRKHTVTFCPSCGEH